In one window of Burkholderia cepacia ATCC 25416 DNA:
- a CDS encoding HD domain-containing phosphohydrolase — protein MPDAEARHAPLRIVDAVRALAFIGDLSMGQPTDHSPRTGWLAAQLAHAARFDASVCDTAREVALLRWSGCTANAAGFAQVFGDDVAIRAAMLESRPAMAEAIGSAGVALIPLAQIHCEVSGEVARILGLSSATETALRHIFETWDGNGLPARLEREQVPPAVSIVALAGDLDVLSRTYGIEQALDLIGQRAGSRYPAVLVETAARDAPRWLAALEHMAPADLDAALATPDMQGATSAELIADVIDLKLPWMTGFSRSVAATAAACYGRLSPDEAARERVYRAGLIHGIGRAAVPNDVWNLPTRLPASAWEKVRLVPYWTERAGRQTGALGEAAVLASYAYERQDGSGYFRGARDVALTLEARVLAASLAWVALRSARPWRAALSDAAAAVQLQEEAACGRLCGEVVAALVTGGTPVPRRIATGASAVGPRLSAREIDVLRAISRGASNKQVAQALAMSPSTVRTHVEKAFRKLECSTRAAATLKASALGLL, from the coding sequence ATCTCAGCATGGGCCAGCCGACCGACCATTCGCCGCGCACCGGCTGGCTGGCGGCGCAGCTCGCGCACGCGGCACGATTCGATGCATCGGTGTGCGACACGGCTCGCGAGGTGGCGCTGTTGCGCTGGTCGGGCTGCACGGCGAACGCGGCGGGCTTCGCGCAGGTATTCGGCGATGACGTCGCGATCCGCGCCGCGATGCTCGAGAGCCGGCCCGCCATGGCTGAAGCGATCGGCAGCGCGGGTGTCGCGCTGATCCCGCTCGCGCAGATTCATTGCGAAGTCTCGGGCGAGGTGGCGCGAATACTCGGTCTGTCCAGCGCGACGGAAACCGCGCTGCGGCACATTTTCGAAACCTGGGACGGCAACGGGCTGCCTGCGCGGCTCGAACGCGAACAGGTGCCGCCCGCCGTGTCGATCGTCGCGCTGGCGGGCGACCTGGACGTGCTCAGCCGCACGTACGGCATCGAACAGGCCCTCGACTTGATCGGCCAGCGCGCGGGGTCACGTTATCCGGCCGTGCTCGTCGAGACTGCTGCGCGCGACGCACCGCGCTGGCTGGCGGCGCTCGAGCACATGGCGCCCGCCGACCTGGATGCCGCATTGGCCACGCCGGACATGCAGGGCGCGACGTCCGCCGAATTGATTGCGGACGTCATCGATCTGAAACTGCCGTGGATGACGGGTTTTTCGCGTTCGGTCGCGGCGACGGCGGCCGCCTGTTACGGCCGTCTTTCGCCGGACGAGGCCGCGCGCGAACGCGTGTACCGGGCCGGACTGATTCATGGCATCGGCAGGGCCGCGGTGCCGAACGATGTGTGGAATCTGCCGACGCGGCTGCCTGCGAGCGCATGGGAAAAGGTGCGACTCGTCCCGTACTGGACCGAGCGCGCCGGCAGGCAGACCGGCGCGCTCGGCGAAGCCGCGGTGCTTGCGTCGTATGCCTACGAGCGGCAGGACGGTTCGGGCTATTTTCGCGGCGCGCGCGATGTGGCGCTGACGCTCGAAGCGCGCGTGCTGGCGGCGTCGCTGGCGTGGGTCGCGTTGCGCTCGGCGCGTCCGTGGCGCGCGGCGCTGAGCGATGCCGCCGCCGCCGTCCAGTTGCAGGAAGAAGCGGCGTGCGGCCGGCTATGCGGCGAAGTGGTAGCCGCGCTCGTGACGGGCGGGACGCCCGTGCCCCGGCGCATCGCCACGGGCGCGTCGGCCGTTGGCCCGCGCCTGTCCGCGCGGGAAATCGACGTCCTGCGGGCAATCTCCCGCGGCGCGAGTAACAAGCAGGTCGCGCAGGCGCTCGCGATGAGTCCGAGCACGGTGCGCACCCATGTCGAGAAGGCGTTCCGCAAGCTCGAATGTTCGACGCGCGCCGCGGCGACCCTCAAGGCGTCGGCGCTGGGGCTGCTCTGA
- a CDS encoding EthD family reductase, which yields MYFIVSYRRAAGTRFDARYYVEQHIPLVEKSWKPYGLDAIDAFFPAREDSELIVVAMCRFKDSAALDAAFASAETADVMADIDAFTDIEPDRLITDVFSRVS from the coding sequence GTGTATTTCATCGTCTCCTATCGCCGAGCCGCGGGCACGCGATTCGATGCCCGTTACTACGTCGAACAACACATTCCGCTGGTGGAAAAATCCTGGAAGCCGTACGGGCTCGACGCTATCGACGCTTTCTTTCCAGCACGTGAGGATAGCGAACTGATCGTCGTGGCGATGTGCCGTTTCAAGGACAGTGCGGCGCTGGACGCTGCGTTCGCGTCCGCGGAGACGGCAGACGTCATGGCAGATATCGATGCGTTCACCGACATCGAACCCGACCGGCTCATCACGGACGTGTTCTCGCGCGTGTCGTAG